One Opitutia bacterium DNA segment encodes these proteins:
- a CDS encoding YjbE family putative metal transport protein (Members of this highly hydrophobic protein family,regularly are found preceded by the yybP-ykoY manganese riboswitch (see RF00080). A metal cation transport function is proposed.), which produces MHADSASLAHWLVAFLSIVFIDIVLAGDNAIAIALAARTLPKEKRLLAISLGAAVAVVLRVALTFVAGRVLNVTYLKLAGGLMILWIAVKLLLDNTEETEAATVQTRSVWRAIGLIVAADVSMSLDNVLAVAGASHGNLGLLLFGLGLSIPLVVFASNLLSVLTEKYPLLVYFGAAILGKIGGELIMTDPAVERFLHPAPALIWAVEIALALAVSIGPGLWRRQQA; this is translated from the coding sequence ATGCATGCCGATTCCGCTTCACTCGCTCACTGGCTCGTTGCGTTCCTGAGCATCGTTTTCATCGACATCGTGCTCGCGGGCGACAACGCCATCGCGATCGCCCTGGCCGCACGGACGCTGCCCAAGGAGAAGCGCCTGCTCGCGATCAGTCTCGGCGCGGCGGTCGCCGTGGTTCTCCGCGTCGCGCTCACCTTCGTTGCCGGCCGGGTTCTCAATGTCACCTACCTCAAACTCGCAGGCGGTCTGATGATCCTGTGGATCGCGGTGAAGCTCCTGCTCGACAACACCGAGGAGACCGAGGCCGCGACGGTGCAGACGCGCAGCGTTTGGCGCGCGATCGGGCTGATCGTCGCAGCGGATGTTTCCATGTCCCTGGACAACGTCCTCGCCGTCGCCGGCGCCTCGCACGGAAATCTCGGACTCCTGCTGTTTGGTCTCGGACTCAGTATTCCGCTCGTCGTGTTCGCCAGCAACCTGCTGTCGGTTCTCACCGAAAAATATCCGCTCCTCGTCTATTTCGGCGCCGCCATTCTCGGCAAGATCGGCGGCGAACTGATCATGACCGACCCCGCCGTCGAGCGCTTCCTGCATCCGGCACCCGCGCTGATCTGGGCCGTGGAGATCGCGCTCGCGCTGGCTGTCTCGATCGGCCCCGGCCTCTGGCGGCGACAACAGGCCTGA